From the Perca fluviatilis chromosome 11, GENO_Pfluv_1.0, whole genome shotgun sequence genome, the window AAACACAAAAGTAAGTAAATACAGTGGTTACCTGCTAAAAATGGACATAGGATGATGTAGCGTGGGTGATGAAAACATGACCTTAGGTATGTCTTTTTTTTGGGCCGTTTTGGTTCAAAGCTTTGGACTTACCAATGTTAGGACTTGTCATAGTTACACTGACACGCTTCAATACTTGCATAGTACTTAATTTTCCATAAATTACAGAACGCGATCTTTAGACACAaccataaaaataataaacctGCTTTTCTTCAGATTGGACCACGTCGCATCCACACAGTGAGGGTCCGTGGTGGGAACAAGAAGTACCGTGCTCTGAGGCTGGATGTTGGTAACTTCTCATGGGGCTCTGAGTGTAAGTGTAATTTAAATGCCCACTTTCATTTCATGGGGCACCTTTTGAGCTGTTTGTTATTGTGCATCTTTCCATGATGATAACTTGTCCAGTTCTGCTACTGATTGCAAGTGGTGATAACAGACACCTGAGAAAGATTGATTTACTCTAATCAGTTATTTCACAAATTAATTGGGCTAAGAAAATTTTACTCTTGCTAACGGCTCTTTTGTATACACAGGCTGTACACGTAAAACCAGGATCATTGATGTGGTCTACAATGCCTCCAACAACGAGCTGGTCAGAACCAAGACCCTGGTGAAGAACTGCATCGTTCTTGTTGACAGCCTTCCCTACAGGCAGTGGTATGAGGCCCACTTTGCCACTCCTCTGGGACGCAAGAAGGGAGCCAAGCTGGTATGTGGGGGAAAATACAAATGTCTATCTAGTGGTGCGAAGTATAACTGCGGCACACCAACTTTTGTCTTGGCATTGTTTTTATAAACTATAGTGCTGCCATTACAGCTAATGGAAGGTTAAAATGCTGAAAGTGAAATCCAAGACAAGTCTCTGGTGAAAATGGGGCCACCCTTTTTATATAGAATGCACTTTGggtgtatatatgtgtgcggGCTGTCGGATCTGGTGTATGTGGGTCACTAAAGGAAATTCTTTCCATGGTACCTGCATAAAGTGCTGTCATCTTTGGTGCACGTCTTTCAATGAAGATAACTTTGTCCAGTTCTGCTACTGAATGAAAGTGGTGATAATGACGACTCTGAGAAAGACTGGTTACCTACACTGCTGCCCTCTGCAGAGATTACTTGGTGTTGCCCGGCAGTGTAAGTGTCTGTTAAATAAGCTTCAATTCCCCCCTTGTTTAGACTCCTGAGGAGGAAGAGGTTCTGAACAAGAAGAGGTCAAAGAAGACTCAGAAGAAGTATGATGACCGTAAAAAGACTGCCAAGATCAGCACCCTCTTGGAAGAGCAGTTCCAGCAGGGAAAACTGCTTGGTAAGTCTTAACATGTTATACTGTAGTAGCTGTCCAGAATTGCTGTACTTAAAGTTGACTTTACCAATTGACCCCTTTTACACTGCCTGTTCAAGGCAGGACTCTTGATCAGTTATTCTGCCTTGCTGTTTTGTATAAAAGGTACGGACACAGAATGAGGGGAACTAATAATACACTTTTTGAAGGGTGTTCTCTTTATGTATTTTgttgacaaaataaagttaCAACCAGAGTTACCGTTAAAGGAGATTCTTTCCATGGCACCTGCATAAGGTGCTGTCTGCTCTGGTGCACGTCTTTCCATGAAGATAACTTTGTCCAGTTCTGCTACTGAATGAAAGTGGTGATAATGACGACTCTGAGAAAGACCTGTTACCTACGCATTCACCCAATCTTAGGGATGATGTT encodes:
- the LOC120567732 gene encoding 40S ribosomal protein S8, with amino-acid sequence MGISRDNWHKRRKTGGKRKPYHKKRKYELGRPPANTKIGPRRIHTVRVRGGNKKYRALRLDVGNFSWGSECCTRKTRIIDVVYNASNNELVRTKTLVKNCIVLVDSLPYRQWYEAHFATPLGRKKGAKLTPEEEEVLNKKRSKKTQKKYDDRKKTAKISTLLEEQFQQGKLLACIASRPGQCGRADGYILEGKELEFYLRKIKAKKGK